One Mus musculus strain C57BL/6J chromosome X, GRCm38.p6 C57BL/6J DNA window includes the following coding sequences:
- the Zc4h2 gene encoding zinc finger C4H2 domain-containing protein isoform 2 (isoform 2 is encoded by transcript variant 2) → MADEQEIMCKLESIKEIRNKTLQMEKIKARLKAEFEALESEERHLKEYKQEMDLLLQEKMAHVEELRLIHADINVMENTIKQSENDLNKLLESTRRLHDEYKPLKEHVDALRMTLGLQRLPDLCEEEEKLSLEMTHPMYVIPKVTLRSRKQNGRLNLKNPPYLNPLLLQLLLLNNSRWPGSRTQGRQPPSGSSLHL, encoded by the exons ATGGCAGATGAACAAGAAATCATGTGCAAATTGGAAAGCATTAAAGAGATCAG GAACAAGACTCTGCAGATGGAAAAGATCAAGGCCCGTTTGAAGGCTGAGTTCGAGGCTCTGGAGTCTGAAGAGAGGCACCTGAAAGAATACAAACAGGAGATGGATCTCCTGCTACAGGAGAAGATGGCCCATGTGGAGGAACTCCGACTCATCCATGCTGATATCAATGTG ATGGAAAACACCATTAAACAGTCTGAAAATGACTTAAACAAGCTGCTGGAGTCAACCCGGAGGCTTCATGATGAGTATAAACCACTGAAAGAACACGTGGATGCCCTGCGCATGACATTGGGCCTGCAAAGGCTTCCTGACCTGtgtgaagaggaagagaaactcTCCTTGGA AATGACCCATCCAATGTATGTCATCCCCAAAGTTACTTtgagaagcagaaagcagaatGGCAGACTGAACCTCAAGAACCCCCCATACCTGAATCccttgctgctgcagctgctgctgctcaaCAACTCCaggtggccaggaagcaggacacAAGGCAGACAGCCACCTTCAGGCAGCAGCCTCCACCTATGA